In Candidatus Zixiibacteriota bacterium, a single window of DNA contains:
- a CDS encoding M23 family metallopeptidase gives MSRAEFSVIIVPDDTGKVIEKRISKWKVKVLLVALCVFFICSAFFAYGYIKSDIDQYRLVSLEDENQYLESELANVRESVELMKGQIANVIRKDDNIRLSFDLPIIDPSIREVGIGGPDFSSVEFNSPAAKNLSLLEKDINKISRQIDFENVSFDDVYEKIKGKKDVLDHTPSIMPTNGYITSGMGVRKDPFTGLLTMHKGIDIGARKGTHVYAPADGVILKCGWDKGMGNFIIIDHGYNLKTYYGHLEIIKVRNGQHVNRMDLIGNIGSTGRSTGPHLHYEVRKYGRPINPKDFFVKSIIFKS, from the coding sequence ATGTCGCGAGCTGAATTTTCGGTAATTATCGTGCCTGATGATACAGGCAAGGTAATTGAAAAAAGAATTTCTAAATGGAAAGTTAAGGTTTTATTAGTTGCTTTGTGTGTTTTCTTTATATGCTCAGCCTTTTTTGCCTATGGATATATAAAATCTGATATCGACCAATATAGATTGGTTTCATTGGAAGATGAAAACCAATATCTTGAATCCGAACTTGCAAATGTTCGAGAATCCGTAGAATTAATGAAGGGGCAAATTGCTAATGTTATCCGGAAAGATGATAATATTAGATTATCTTTTGATCTTCCTATAATCGATCCATCTATTCGCGAGGTTGGTATCGGCGGACCTGATTTCAGTTCTGTCGAGTTTAATTCTCCAGCCGCAAAAAATCTTTCTTTACTTGAAAAAGATATAAACAAAATTTCCAGGCAAATCGATTTTGAAAATGTTTCATTTGATGATGTATACGAAAAGATTAAAGGCAAAAAAGATGTTCTCGACCATACTCCATCTATTATGCCCACTAATGGTTACATAACATCCGGTATGGGTGTTCGCAAAGATCCTTTTACCGGTTTATTAACTATGCATAAAGGCATTGATATTGGCGCTCGCAAGGGAACTCATGTTTATGCCCCGGCTGATGGCGTTATTCTCAAGTGCGGCTGGGATAAGGGAATGGGAAATTTCATTATTATCGATCACGGCTACAATTTAAAAACCTATTACGGACACCTTGAAATAATTAAAGTCCGAAACGGACAACATGTTAATAGAATGGATTTGATTGGCAATATAGGCTCTACGGGCAGGTCAACCGGCCCTCACCTTCATTATGAGGTTAGAAAATATGGCCGCCCAATCAACCCAAAAGATTTCTTTGTAAAATCTATTATTTTTAAATCATAA
- a CDS encoding DUF523 domain-containing protein, translated as MTAIITNALISACLVGLRCRYDGRTKTLPNLAEYENKYNLTPVCPEIEGGLDVPRPKSWIENGSGKDVLDGNTIVVNENGQDVSLSYLDGAKKVLELARSKDARVAILKSKSPACGCGQVYNADKLVNGNGVTAELLMSHGIKVIAV; from the coding sequence ATGACAGCGATTATAACAAATGCCCTGATTTCAGCCTGTCTGGTTGGTTTGCGATGTCGGTATGATGGCAGAACAAAAACGCTGCCAAATCTGGCTGAATACGAAAATAAATATAACCTAACGCCCGTTTGCCCCGAAATCGAGGGCGGCCTTGATGTGCCCCGCCCCAAGTCGTGGATTGAAAATGGTTCGGGGAAAGATGTTTTGGATGGGAATACAATTGTTGTTAATGAAAATGGCCAAGATGTTTCGCTTAGTTATCTTGATGGCGCTAAGAAGGTTTTGGAATTAGCAAGGAGTAAAGATGCCAGGGTGGCTATCCTTAAATCTAAAAGCCCCGCCTGCGGCTGCGGACAGGTATATAATGCAGACAAACTCGTAAATGGTAATGGTGTAACCGCCGAATTATTGATGAGTCATGGAATCAAGGTTATTGCGGTTTGA